One genomic window of Acuticoccus sediminis includes the following:
- a CDS encoding zinc-binding dehydrogenase: MKTKAAVLRALGEPLPYAQSRPIKIEELTLIPPGPMDILVKVVGAGLCHSDLSVINGSLGRGLPVVLGHEGAGEVLEVGSAVTDVKKGDHIAFQFAGNCGRCKNCQAGKPQLCEAFMAARAHGGLMSGGIHFRDANDEPVKHMVGVACFSEYVVVHRGSVVVITDELPLTEAALFGCAVMTGVGAVVNTSQVKPGESVAIFGLGGVGLCGLMGAKVSGAETIIAVDLEDAKLKKAMELGATHTFNARDPDLVEKIKDLTDGGVDHAIELAGAIPAMEAAYAVATRGGKVVTAGLSGTGKSFSINHGDLVLGEKHVCGSYMGSCVPMRDIPRFIKLYQSGALPVDALIDGLVTFDELNEGFDRLHNGTALRQVLVPHGPASVGGSAKVQEGVPAARSADV, from the coding sequence CGGTGTTGCGTGCCCTCGGCGAGCCGCTGCCTTATGCGCAGTCCCGCCCGATCAAGATCGAGGAGCTGACGCTCATCCCGCCGGGGCCGATGGACATCCTGGTGAAGGTCGTCGGCGCGGGCCTGTGCCACTCGGACCTCTCGGTCATCAACGGCTCGCTCGGCCGCGGGCTGCCGGTGGTGCTCGGCCATGAAGGCGCGGGCGAGGTGCTCGAGGTCGGCTCGGCGGTCACCGACGTGAAGAAGGGCGACCACATCGCCTTCCAGTTCGCCGGCAACTGCGGGCGCTGCAAGAATTGCCAGGCCGGCAAGCCGCAGCTCTGCGAGGCGTTCATGGCCGCGCGCGCCCACGGCGGGCTGATGTCGGGCGGCATCCACTTCCGCGACGCCAACGACGAGCCGGTCAAGCACATGGTCGGCGTCGCCTGCTTCTCCGAATATGTCGTGGTGCACCGCGGCTCGGTGGTGGTGATCACCGACGAGCTGCCGCTCACCGAGGCCGCGCTGTTCGGCTGCGCGGTGATGACGGGCGTCGGCGCGGTGGTGAACACCAGCCAGGTGAAGCCGGGCGAATCGGTCGCGATCTTCGGCCTTGGCGGCGTCGGCCTCTGCGGCCTGATGGGCGCGAAGGTCTCGGGCGCGGAGACGATCATCGCCGTCGACCTCGAGGACGCGAAGCTCAAGAAGGCGATGGAGCTCGGCGCGACGCACACCTTCAACGCCAGGGACCCGGACCTCGTCGAGAAGATCAAGGATCTGACGGACGGCGGCGTCGACCACGCGATCGAGCTCGCCGGCGCGATCCCGGCGATGGAGGCGGCCTACGCGGTGGCGACGCGCGGCGGCAAGGTGGTGACAGCCGGCCTCTCGGGCACCGGCAAGAGCTTCTCCATCAACCACGGCGACCTCGTGCTCGGCGAGAAGCACGTGTGCGGCAGCTACATGGGCTCGTGCGTGCCGATGCGCGACATCCCGCGCTTCATCAAGCTCTACCAGTCGGGTGCGCTGCCGGTGGACGCGCTGATCGACGGCCTCGTCACCTTCGACGAGCTGAACGAGGGCTTCGACCGCCTGCACAACGGCACCGCGCTGCGCCAGGTCCTGGTGCCGCACGGTCCGGCCAGCGTCGGCGGCTCCGCCAAGGTCCAGGAAGGCGTCCCGGCCGCCCGCAGCGCGGACGTCTAG